One genomic segment of Thioclava sp. GXIMD2076 includes these proteins:
- a CDS encoding MDR family MFS transporter, with protein sequence MTDTSRPPAKGLPPHLRRLFAGLILSMILAALDQSIVNTALPRMAGDLGGLAHLSWVVTAFMLASTSATPIFGKLSDMFGRRAFLIGAISLFLVMSMLCGLAQSMPQLIVFRFLQGVGAGGIMTLTQTVISDVVTPRERVRYQGFFSAAFAFSSLAGPLLGGGLTTALSWRWVFYINLPIGLLALALLWRALPPPPPRKPHRIDYEGAALLVTGASSLLLLFSLGGSLFAWGSVASFALGGLGLLAIALFLWVETRAREPLITLPLFRIGAFSTGILTMACMGFAMMSAMVFLPLYFQLVLGLNPAQAGAMMLPQILAMVLTSIFGGRLSARLGRPKVFMVTGIGLEALGLGTLAVLATYAAPVPAFWGALAMLGFGMGIAMPNATAIVQNAVPKASIGSATATMSFLRSLGGASGVAVSGGVMAQGLTLGLRHLGGDVDIRAIVNGGMEAVAQLPAAMRPEIEAAFRHAITGSFEIGGAVMSVAFIVALTLRNTGFAPADMPHEGRKPATDRNV encoded by the coding sequence ATGACCGATACGTCCCGTCCCCCCGCCAAAGGCCTGCCGCCACATCTGCGCCGGCTGTTTGCAGGGCTCATCCTGTCGATGATCCTTGCCGCGCTCGACCAGAGCATCGTCAACACCGCCCTGCCGCGCATGGCCGGCGATCTGGGCGGGCTTGCGCATCTGAGCTGGGTGGTGACGGCCTTCATGCTGGCCTCGACCTCGGCGACGCCGATCTTCGGCAAGCTGTCGGACATGTTCGGGCGCAGGGCCTTCCTGATCGGGGCGATCAGCCTGTTTCTGGTGATGTCGATGCTTTGCGGTCTGGCGCAATCCATGCCGCAACTCATCGTTTTCCGTTTCCTGCAAGGGGTGGGGGCCGGGGGGATCATGACGCTGACCCAGACGGTGATCAGCGATGTGGTTACCCCGCGCGAGCGGGTGCGCTATCAGGGGTTTTTCTCTGCGGCCTTCGCCTTCTCGAGCCTTGCCGGTCCCCTGCTGGGGGGCGGGCTGACGACCGCGCTCTCGTGGCGCTGGGTGTTCTATATCAACCTGCCGATCGGTCTTCTGGCGTTGGCGCTTCTGTGGCGCGCGCTGCCGCCACCGCCGCCGCGCAAACCGCACCGGATCGATTACGAGGGGGCCGCACTTCTGGTGACGGGCGCCTCGTCGCTCCTGCTGCTCTTCAGTCTTGGCGGTTCGCTCTTTGCATGGGGATCTGTGGCGTCCTTCGCTCTTGGCGGGCTCGGCCTGCTGGCGATCGCGCTTTTCCTTTGGGTCGAGACGCGAGCCAGAGAGCCCTTGATCACGCTTCCGCTTTTCCGGATCGGGGCCTTCTCGACGGGGATTCTGACCATGGCCTGTATGGGCTTTGCCATGATGAGCGCGATGGTCTTTCTGCCGCTCTATTTCCAGCTTGTTTTGGGGCTCAACCCTGCGCAGGCGGGCGCGATGATGCTGCCGCAGATCCTTGCGATGGTCCTGACATCGATCTTTGGCGGCAGGCTATCCGCGCGGCTGGGGCGGCCCAAGGTCTTCATGGTCACGGGGATCGGGCTGGAGGCGCTGGGGCTTGGCACATTGGCGGTGCTGGCCACCTATGCGGCGCCTGTGCCTGCCTTCTGGGGGGCGCTGGCCATGCTGGGCTTCGGGATGGGCATTGCCATGCCCAATGCCACGGCTATCGTCCAGAACGCGGTGCCCAAGGCCAGTATCGGCAGCGCCACCGCCACGATGTCCTTCCTGCGCTCGCTGGGCGGGGCGTCGGGCGTGGCGGTCTCGGGCGGGGTGATGGCGCAGGGCCTGACGCTGGGGTTGCGCCATCTGGGGGGCGATGTCGATATCCGTGCGATCGTGAATGGCGGGATGGAAGCTGTCGCACAGCTCCCCGCAGCCATGCGCCCCGAGATCGAGGCAGCTTTCCGCCATGCGATCACCGGCTCCTTCGAGATCGGGGGGGCGGTGATGAGTGTGGCCTTCATCGTGGCGCTGACGCTGCGCAATACTGGCTTTGCACCTGCAGATATGCCCCACGAGGGAAGGAAGCCGGCAACAGACCGCAACGTCTAG
- a CDS encoding ATP-binding cassette domain-containing protein: MTQAVLQARGLVKRYGRVTALDHCDFDLMPGEILAVIGDNGAGKSSLIKALSGAVKPNAGEILLDGTPVQFASPNDARAAGIETVYQTLAMSPALSIADNMFMGRERRVPGIMGTLFRKLDKRGMEDFARQKLAELGLMTIQNISQPVETLSGGQRQGVAVARAAAFGSRVVILDEPTAALGVKESRRVLDLIQEVRARGIPIILISHNMPHVFEIADRIHVHRLGKRLCVIDPKAHSMSDAVAYMTGAAVPEGVAEPA, encoded by the coding sequence ATGACCCAAGCTGTTCTTCAGGCGCGCGGCCTCGTGAAGCGCTATGGCCGCGTTACCGCCCTCGATCATTGCGATTTCGACCTGATGCCGGGCGAGATCCTCGCGGTGATCGGCGATAATGGCGCGGGGAAATCCTCGCTGATCAAGGCGCTTTCGGGCGCGGTCAAGCCCAATGCCGGCGAGATCCTCCTTGATGGCACACCCGTCCAGTTCGCCTCGCCCAATGATGCGCGGGCCGCAGGGATCGAGACGGTCTACCAGACGCTCGCCATGTCGCCCGCCCTCTCGATTGCCGATAATATGTTCATGGGTCGAGAGCGGCGTGTGCCGGGGATTATGGGCACGCTTTTCCGCAAGCTCGACAAGCGCGGGATGGAGGATTTCGCCCGCCAGAAGCTGGCCGAGCTGGGTCTGATGACCATCCAGAATATCTCCCAACCCGTCGAGACGCTCTCGGGGGGGCAGCGGCAGGGGGTGGCGGTGGCCCGGGCTGCGGCTTTCGGCTCGCGCGTGGTGATCCTCGACGAGCCCACCGCCGCACTCGGGGTCAAGGAAAGCCGCCGCGTGCTCGATCTCATACAGGAGGTGCGCGCGCGCGGTATTCCGATCATCCTGATCTCGCATAACATGCCGCATGTGTTCGAGATTGCCGACCGTATCCATGTCCACCGGCTGGGAAAGCGGCTCTGCGTGATCGACCCCAAGGCGCATAGCATGTCGGATGCGGTGGCCTATATGACCGGCGCCGCCGTCCCCGAAGGCGTGGCGGAACCGGCCTGA
- a CDS encoding ABC transporter permease, which translates to MSSSDQYEDVVKKREAERFAEFEPARKGFAGRAHEALHTNPALVPLIVLVGALVVFGLVLGSKFFSPFALTLVLQQVQIVGILAAAQALIILTAGIDLSVGALAVLCSVIMGQFTFRYGIPAELSVVIGLVCGTLIGGINGWLVSRVKLPPFIVTLGMWQIVLAVNYLYSRNETIRARDIETEAPFLQILGTKFALGGAVLTVGVVVMLGVVLVLAYALRSTAWGRHVYAVGDDPEAAELAGVSRHKTLMSVYMLVGFICGLAGWVMIGRFGSVSPSATTGVIGNIQAITAVVIGGISLFGGRGSIMGALFGALIVGVFELGLRMAGADPQWTYLLIGVLIIAAVTIDQSIRKVTQ; encoded by the coding sequence ATGAGCAGCTCGGATCAATATGAAGATGTGGTCAAGAAACGCGAGGCCGAGCGGTTTGCCGAATTCGAGCCAGCGCGAAAAGGGTTTGCGGGTCGCGCCCATGAGGCGCTCCATACCAATCCGGCGTTGGTGCCGCTGATCGTGCTTGTGGGCGCGCTTGTCGTGTTCGGGCTGGTGCTGGGGAGCAAGTTCTTCTCGCCCTTCGCGCTGACGCTGGTGCTCCAGCAGGTGCAGATCGTGGGCATTCTGGCCGCCGCGCAGGCGCTGATCATCCTGACGGCGGGGATCGACCTCTCGGTAGGGGCGCTGGCGGTGCTCTGCTCGGTCATCATGGGCCAGTTTACCTTCCGCTACGGCATTCCCGCGGAGCTGTCGGTGGTGATCGGGCTGGTTTGCGGCACGCTGATCGGCGGGATCAATGGCTGGCTCGTGAGCCGCGTGAAGCTTCCGCCTTTCATCGTGACGCTCGGCATGTGGCAGATCGTGCTGGCGGTGAACTATCTCTATTCGCGCAACGAGACCATCCGCGCCCGCGATATCGAGACCGAGGCGCCTTTCCTGCAGATCCTCGGCACCAAATTCGCGCTTGGCGGCGCGGTGCTGACCGTGGGCGTCGTGGTGATGCTGGGCGTTGTGCTGGTGCTGGCCTATGCGCTGCGCTCGACCGCTTGGGGGCGCCATGTCTATGCGGTGGGCGATGACCCCGAGGCGGCCGAGCTGGCCGGTGTCAGCCGCCACAAGACATTGATGTCGGTATATATGCTGGTGGGCTTCATCTGCGGGCTGGCGGGTTGGGTGATGATCGGCCGTTTCGGCTCGGTCTCGCCTTCGGCCACCACGGGCGTCATCGGCAATATCCAGGCGATCACCGCGGTGGTGATCGGGGGGATCTCGCTCTTTGGCGGGCGCGGCTCGATCATGGGCGCATTGTTCGGCGCACTGATCGTGGGCGTGTTCGAGCTGGGCCTGCGCATGGCAGGGGCCGACCCGCAATGGACCTATCTGCTGATCGGTGTGCTGATCATCGCCGCTGTTACCATCGACCAATCCATCCGGAAGGTGACCCAATGA
- a CDS encoding sugar ABC transporter substrate-binding protein: MKTLISVSVLTLAVSAAGAWAADTSACLITKTDTNPFFVKMREGAEAKAKELGITLNSYAGKVDGDNETQVNAVETCIANGAKGILLTASSTSAIVPSIEAARAAGILVIALDTPLDPIDAADMTFATDNFHAGELIGQWAKAKLGDKAQDAKIAFLDLDVSQPTVGVMRDQGFMQGFGIDLADPNQWGDESDPRIVGHDVTQGNEEGGRKAMENLLAKDPMVDVVYTINEPAAAGAYEALKSMGREKDVLIVSVDGGCPGVQNIADGVIGATAQQYPLLMASKGIEAIAAFAKDGTKPEATDGKTFFDTGVALVTDQPVEGVESISVAEGQAMCWG; encoded by the coding sequence ATGAAAACACTGATTTCGGTCAGCGTGCTGACGCTTGCTGTCTCGGCGGCAGGGGCATGGGCGGCAGATACAAGCGCCTGCCTGATCACCAAGACAGATACCAATCCGTTCTTCGTCAAGATGCGTGAGGGTGCCGAGGCCAAGGCGAAAGAGCTGGGCATCACGCTCAACAGCTATGCCGGCAAGGTGGATGGCGATAACGAGACGCAGGTGAATGCGGTCGAGACCTGTATCGCCAACGGCGCCAAGGGCATCCTGCTTACCGCCTCGAGCACCTCGGCCATCGTGCCCTCGATCGAGGCCGCGCGGGCAGCGGGGATCCTGGTGATCGCCCTCGATACGCCGCTCGACCCGATCGATGCGGCCGATATGACCTTTGCCACCGACAATTTCCATGCGGGCGAGCTGATCGGCCAATGGGCCAAGGCCAAGCTGGGCGATAAGGCACAGGATGCCAAGATCGCCTTCCTCGATCTCGATGTCAGCCAGCCCACGGTGGGCGTGATGCGCGATCAGGGCTTCATGCAGGGCTTCGGCATCGATCTGGCCGATCCCAACCAGTGGGGCGACGAGAGCGATCCGCGCATCGTCGGCCATGATGTGACGCAGGGCAACGAGGAAGGCGGGCGCAAGGCGATGGAGAACCTCCTTGCCAAGGATCCGATGGTCGATGTGGTCTATACGATCAACGAGCCTGCCGCCGCGGGTGCCTATGAGGCGCTCAAGTCCATGGGGCGCGAGAAGGACGTGCTGATCGTGTCGGTCGATGGTGGCTGCCCGGGTGTGCAGAATATCGCCGATGGTGTGATCGGGGCGACTGCGCAGCAATATCCGCTCCTGATGGCGTCCAAGGGGATCGAAGCGATTGCGGCTTTCGCCAAGGATGGCACCAAGCCCGAGGCGACTGATGGCAAGACCTTCTTCGATACCGGTGTGGCGCTTGTGACTGACCAGCCTGTCGAGGGGGTCGAGTCGATCTCGGTGGCCGAAGGTCAGGCTATGTGCTGGGGCTGA
- a CDS encoding ROK family transcriptional regulator: MDGSEIRALGGGVNHIGARAHNERLILSTIQRHGELPGMDIAKLTGLTPQTVSNILKKLENDGFLLRGTPKRGRIGKPSIPMAINPDGALSFGFKIGRRSADLMVMNLAGEVLAEEQTTYRYPMPDALFAYLESGMERLTRGLSPLQKERICGLGIAAPAEIWSWTEALDAPAGFSIWRETDIQAEVARITDLPLITQNDGTAACRAEHVFGRGREFGDYAYFFIGSFIGGGVVLDSKVVVGGKGNAGAFGSLRVPGPDGAEVQLLDAASLYLLENAIAREGLDTSALWTRPQDWSGFERQLGPWIDTTARALAHAIRSIGAVMDFEAVLIGGAMPEEVRARIVTRTTAALAQLDTRGLIPPAPQLAQTGSNARTLGAACGPVFDRYFLQ, from the coding sequence ATGGATGGAAGCGAGATCCGCGCCCTCGGAGGGGGTGTCAATCATATCGGTGCGCGCGCGCATAACGAGCGGCTGATCCTGTCGACGATCCAGCGCCATGGCGAATTGCCGGGCATGGATATCGCCAAGCTGACGGGGCTGACCCCGCAAACCGTCTCCAATATTCTGAAAAAACTGGAAAATGACGGGTTTCTCTTGCGCGGAACACCCAAGCGCGGGCGGATCGGGAAACCCTCGATACCGATGGCGATCAATCCCGATGGCGCGCTGTCTTTCGGGTTCAAGATCGGGCGTCGGTCGGCGGATCTCATGGTTATGAACCTTGCCGGAGAGGTGCTGGCCGAGGAGCAGACCACCTATCGCTACCCGATGCCCGATGCGCTCTTCGCCTATCTCGAATCGGGGATGGAGCGGCTGACGCGGGGGCTGAGCCCGCTGCAGAAAGAACGCATCTGCGGGCTTGGAATCGCGGCGCCCGCCGAAATCTGGAGCTGGACCGAAGCGCTCGACGCTCCCGCCGGTTTCTCGATCTGGCGTGAGACCGACATCCAGGCCGAAGTCGCGCGGATTACCGATCTGCCGCTGATCACGCAGAATGACGGCACCGCCGCCTGCCGCGCCGAACATGTCTTCGGGCGCGGGCGGGAATTCGGCGATTACGCCTATTTCTTCATAGGCTCCTTCATCGGCGGCGGCGTGGTGCTCGACTCAAAAGTCGTTGTGGGCGGCAAGGGCAATGCGGGGGCCTTCGGCTCGTTGCGCGTGCCCGGTCCGGATGGCGCAGAGGTGCAGCTTCTGGACGCCGCCTCCCTCTATCTCCTTGAGAACGCGATCGCGCGTGAGGGGCTCGATACCTCCGCGCTCTGGACCCGCCCGCAGGACTGGAGCGGGTTCGAGCGCCAGCTCGGACCATGGATCGACACCACCGCCCGCGCGCTCGCCCATGCCATCCGCTCCATCGGCGCGGTCATGGATTTCGAGGCCGTGCTGATCGGCGGCGCCATGCCAGAGGAGGTGCGCGCCCGGATCGTGACCCGCACCACCGCCGCTCTGGCCCAGCTCGACACGCGCGGTCTGATCCCGCCCGCCCCGCAACTGGCCCAGACCGGCTCCAATGCCCGCACATTGGGCGCGGCCTGTGGCCCAGTCTTCGACCGCTATTTCCTGCAATAA
- the fucP gene encoding L-fucose:H+ symporter permease: MNERLPFVGQGMRLPFLLLIICFTVWGVAANLTDPLVQVFSRIFSMSSLQASLVQFSYYGAYFLLALPAAFINRRFSYKTGMLTGLGLATIGAFLFYPASLMMTYGFFLAALFCLAGGLSILETSANPFVISLGPEATATRRLNLAQAFNPVGTNIGVLLSATLILPNLNPATDAERAAMAPAQLDAIRQNELAAVMGPYVALAFVLLSIWLAIALKRLPERTAKRRDAPAHNFNAALRRLLRNRHYAFGVVAQFFNVAAQTCTWTFTIQYVLGAIGGSEAEAGWVLQASLLVFLLARFVMVGLMTVIRPARLLCAMALLGTGLCLFAAGLPGLAGVWAVTGLSACLSLMFPTIYGIALEGLGEDTKFGAAGLVMAIAGGAVMPMVQAAMLDRFGPALSYLVPALCFAVVSAYALFDLTSERRHH; this comes from the coding sequence ATGAATGAACGTCTCCCCTTCGTCGGGCAGGGAATGCGCTTGCCTTTCCTGCTGCTGATCATCTGTTTTACCGTCTGGGGGGTGGCCGCCAACCTGACCGACCCGCTGGTGCAGGTCTTCTCGCGGATCTTCTCGATGAGTTCACTACAGGCCTCGCTCGTGCAGTTCTCCTATTACGGGGCCTATTTTCTGCTGGCGCTGCCTGCCGCCTTCATCAACCGCCGCTTCAGTTACAAGACAGGCATGCTGACGGGGCTCGGGCTTGCGACCATCGGCGCCTTCCTGTTCTATCCTGCAAGCCTGATGATGACTTATGGCTTTTTTCTGGCCGCGCTTTTCTGTCTGGCGGGCGGGCTCTCGATTCTCGAGACCTCTGCCAATCCCTTTGTCATCTCGCTGGGTCCCGAAGCCACCGCCACCCGCCGCCTCAACCTCGCACAGGCGTTCAACCCCGTGGGCACGAATATCGGCGTCCTGCTCTCGGCCACACTGATCCTGCCCAATCTCAACCCCGCCACAGATGCCGAACGCGCTGCAATGGCGCCTGCGCAGCTTGACGCGATCCGGCAGAACGAATTGGCCGCGGTGATGGGGCCCTATGTGGCACTGGCCTTCGTGCTGCTGTCGATCTGGCTGGCAATCGCGCTCAAACGCTTGCCCGAGCGCACCGCAAAACGGCGCGACGCACCGGCCCACAACTTTAACGCAGCCCTGCGACGGCTCCTGCGCAACCGCCACTATGCCTTTGGTGTTGTTGCGCAATTCTTCAATGTCGCGGCACAGACATGCACATGGACCTTCACCATCCAATATGTCTTGGGCGCAATCGGCGGCAGCGAGGCCGAGGCCGGATGGGTGCTGCAGGCGAGCCTTCTGGTTTTCCTGCTGGCGCGCTTTGTCATGGTAGGTCTGATGACCGTCATCCGGCCCGCACGGCTTCTTTGTGCTATGGCCCTCCTCGGGACGGGCCTGTGCCTCTTTGCGGCGGGCCTGCCCGGTCTGGCGGGGGTCTGGGCGGTGACGGGGCTCTCGGCCTGTCTCTCGCTCATGTTCCCCACGATCTATGGGATCGCGCTCGAAGGGCTTGGAGAGGATACCAAATTCGGGGCTGCGGGCCTTGTCATGGCGATTGCTGGCGGGGCGGTCATGCCGATGGTGCAGGCTGCCATGCTGGACCGGTTCGGGCCGGCGCTCTCCTATCTCGTCCCCGCTCTCTGCTTCGCTGTGGTGAGCGCCTATGCGCTCTTTGACCTGACCTCCGAGCGGCGGCACCACTGA
- a CDS encoding sugar dehydrogenase complex small subunit yields the protein MPPKLSLTRRGFLGSSAVGLFLTALPQQLLAQNTARLTRFMSLSQFVTGHGALDPRTGQGLLDGLSAAQEDFDTKARALETKISATNAPDVETLAQSLEGDPLHDTLLAIVAAWYSGVTTTGSDATVYAFDTALMYQPARDAVPIPTYALDGPNWWVVAPPALSDMPAFGEPL from the coding sequence ATGCCACCCAAACTCTCTCTGACGCGCCGCGGCTTCTTGGGAAGCTCGGCCGTGGGACTGTTCCTCACAGCCCTACCGCAGCAGCTTCTTGCCCAGAACACCGCGCGTCTGACCCGATTCATGTCGCTGTCACAGTTCGTGACCGGCCACGGGGCGCTTGATCCCCGCACCGGACAGGGGCTCCTCGACGGTCTTTCCGCCGCGCAGGAGGATTTCGACACCAAGGCCCGCGCGCTGGAGACGAAAATCTCCGCCACAAACGCTCCCGATGTCGAGACCCTCGCCCAGAGCCTTGAAGGTGATCCGCTCCACGATACGCTCCTTGCCATCGTCGCTGCGTGGTATTCCGGCGTGACGACCACCGGCAGTGATGCAACCGTCTATGCCTTCGATACGGCGCTGATGTACCAGCCCGCTCGCGATGCCGTGCCGATCCCGACCTATGCGCTCGACGGTCCCAACTGGTGGGTTGTCGCACCGCCTGCCCTATCCGACATGCCTGCTTTCGGGGAGCCGCTATGA
- a CDS encoding cytochrome c: MTRFPLTRMARALMGFGLLASPLAAQTPDPASGAYIATTADCAACHTAKGGKSFAGGYAINSPMGVITSSNITPSKEFGIGSYTLEEFSDAVRKGIRRDGAHLYPAMPYPAYAHMSDADIAALYDYFMQDVAPVETAAPETDLPFPFSQRWAMIGWNALFAGGAPITSDPDQSEAWNRGRYLVQGPAHCGTCHTPRNLLMGSKNADLMAGGDVGAWYAPNLTPGKGGLSDWSDADLARYLKTGIATHGRASGPMAEAVEYSLQHLSDTDIDAMVTYLRSLPARDSDLSPAAGQATDAAFAPWEHSANRTGHRLAKDAGGAELYETACASCHGLSGEGSKDGTYPALKGNVTLENGQSANLVSTILHGVTREADGKHTLMPGFGPDSLVQKLDDAQIARLASYASTTFGDTGQTVTADEVKTLRTGGPVAPLVRLAAPQIMIGVALVVLLVLVLLVVWLIRRRR; this comes from the coding sequence ATGACCCGTTTTCCTCTGACCCGCATGGCGCGGGCGCTTATGGGCTTCGGCCTTCTGGCGAGCCCGCTTGCCGCGCAGACCCCCGACCCTGCCAGCGGCGCCTATATCGCGACCACGGCCGATTGCGCGGCCTGCCATACCGCCAAGGGTGGCAAATCCTTTGCGGGCGGCTATGCGATCAACTCGCCGATGGGGGTGATCACCTCCTCCAACATCACCCCCTCGAAAGAGTTCGGGATCGGGAGCTACACGCTCGAGGAATTCTCGGACGCGGTGCGCAAAGGCATCCGCCGCGATGGTGCCCATCTCTATCCGGCGATGCCCTATCCGGCCTATGCCCATATGAGCGATGCCGATATCGCCGCGCTCTATGACTATTTCATGCAGGATGTCGCGCCCGTCGAGACAGCCGCCCCCGAGACCGACCTGCCCTTCCCCTTCTCCCAACGCTGGGCGATGATCGGCTGGAACGCGCTCTTTGCAGGCGGTGCGCCGATCACCTCCGATCCCGACCAGTCCGAGGCATGGAACCGCGGGCGCTATCTGGTGCAGGGGCCTGCGCATTGCGGCACCTGCCACACGCCGCGCAACCTGCTGATGGGGTCGAAAAACGCCGATCTGATGGCGGGCGGTGATGTGGGCGCGTGGTATGCGCCCAATCTGACGCCGGGCAAGGGCGGGCTGTCGGACTGGTCCGATGCCGATCTGGCACGCTATCTCAAGACGGGGATCGCCACCCATGGTCGCGCCTCCGGCCCGATGGCGGAAGCGGTGGAATACAGCCTCCAGCACCTGAGCGATACCGATATCGACGCGATGGTCACCTATCTTCGCAGCCTGCCGGCGCGCGACAGCGATCTGTCCCCCGCGGCAGGCCAGGCCACCGATGCCGCCTTCGCGCCGTGGGAGCATAGCGCCAATCGCACAGGGCACCGTCTGGCCAAAGATGCCGGCGGCGCCGAGCTTTACGAGACCGCCTGCGCCTCCTGCCACGGGCTGTCGGGCGAGGGCTCGAAAGACGGGACATATCCCGCGCTCAAGGGCAATGTGACGCTGGAAAACGGCCAGAGCGCCAATCTGGTCTCCACCATCCTGCATGGCGTGACCCGCGAGGCGGATGGCAAGCACACTCTGATGCCGGGCTTCGGGCCGGACAGTCTGGTGCAGAAGCTTGACGATGCGCAGATCGCGCGGCTTGCCAGCTATGCCAGCACAACCTTCGGCGATACCGGCCAGACCGTGACCGCCGATGAGGTGAAAACCCTGCGCACCGGTGGCCCCGTCGCACCGCTCGTGCGGCTCGCAGCCCCCCAGATCATGATCGGCGTGGCCCTCGTTGTGCTTCTCGTGCTGGTCCTGCTGGTGGTGTGGCTGATCCGCCGCCGCCGCTGA